A single Cryptococcus deuterogattii R265 chromosome 2, complete sequence DNA region contains:
- a CDS encoding NADH-ubiquinone oxidoreductase subunit 8 has product MRHLTLIRPALQPIVPRTFARTLITTPPRLLATPSGHTGPQHITPGPPKSPNPLQTGTQDAISAQKYPDYSTGPSAIDKASQLLFLTEIVRGMWVVFEQFFRPPYTIMYPFEKGPLSARFRGEHALRRYPNGEERCIACKLCEAICPAQAITIESEAREDGSRRTTRYDIDMTKCIYCGFCQEACPVDAIVETQNQEFSTETREELLYNKEKLLLNGDRAEAEIAANLQSEHYYR; this is encoded by the exons ATGCGCCATCTCACACTCATCCGCCCGGCACTCCAGCCCATCGTGCCCCGCACCTTTGCCCGCACATTAATCACAACCCCTCCCCGCCTCCTCGCCACGCCCTCCGGCCACACCGGTCCTCAACACATCACCCCCGGCCCGCCTAAATCTCCCAACCCTCTCCAAACGGGTACCCAGGATGCCATTAGCGCTCAGAAATACCCAGACTACTCTACTGGCCCCTCCGCGATTGACAAGGCGTCCCAGCTGTTGTTCTTGACCGAAATTGTGAGGGGTATGTGGGTTGTGTTTGAGCAGTTCTTCAGACCGCCGTATACTATCATGTATCCCTTTGAGAAGGGACCTCTTTCAGCGAGGTTTAGAGGAGAACACGCTTTGAGACGGTACCCCAATGGCGAGGAGAGATGTATTG CGTGCAAGTTATGTGAAGCTATCTGCCCGGCGCAGGCTATTACTATTGAGTCTGAGGCTCGTGAAGATGGATCTAGGAGGACTACCCGATATG ACATTGATATGACGAAGTGCATCTACTGTGGTTTCTGCCAGGAAGCGTGTCCCGTTGATGCCATTGTCGAAA CACAAAACCAGGAATTCTCCACCGAAACTCGAGAGGAGTTGTTGTAcaacaaggagaagctTTTGTTGAATGGTGACAGGGCTGAAGCGGAGATTGCTGCCAACCTCCAGTCTGAGCAC TACTACCGTTAA
- a CDS encoding ferredoxin-NADP+ reductase, producing the protein MCPRSARLRLLSSSLPVLARRRLHTSVRPPLKLAIIGAGPSGFYTASRILSLIPPSSPEGQNLEIHMYERLPTPYGLVRYGVAPDHPEVKNCQHKFDELAQDSRFKYFGNTLVASHPFSTSSPSPTEKAPSYTYPHALRLSFADIIPYYSTLVLTYGASLSNPLNAVPGSSSSSDPLAGIYPALALVSWYNSHPAYADLPVNLEKIKQVSVVGQGNVALDVARMLLKPVISLAETDLSEEVLNVLSKSSVEKVRVVGRRGPGQVAFTTKEFREMLSIPDVGYAGVDPFLMEYAKENIEKGNGERMRKRLLQLMDTTRDGRKMFELDFLKGPKSFLPSTENARQVSEVEWNLNLLEKRPAIESQPTSIIARSTGETVRTSADMVIESVGYRSEPLTGPGHEWDLPFDIARGRVSNFNGRVTAEEGGFVPGVYAAGWAARGPVGVIATTMNDAYALASTILDDIYAPTSSSPAACMLNSRPYAGIPEKVQNAAKDGKVVVDLAAWAKIDKAEVERAKRMGRTKEREKFRRVEDMLAVLQ; encoded by the exons ATGTGTCCTCGGTCAGCACGACTAAGGCttctatcttcttcccttccggTCCTTGCCAGACGGCGGCTCCACACCTCCGTCCGTCCCCCTCTTAAACTCGCAATCATTGGCGCTGGCCCTTCAGGTTTTTATACCGCCTCTCGGATCCTCTCGTTgatccctccttcttctccagaAGGTCAGAATCTTGAGATTCATATGTATGAAAGGCTTCCGACGCCTTATGGACTGGTAAGGTATGGTGTCGCTCCAGATCATCCAGAGGTCAAG AATTGCCAGCACAAATTTGATGAGCTGGCCCAGGACTCCAGATTTAAATACTTTGGAAACACCCTGGTTGCGTCTCACCCTTTTTCAACATCCTCACCTTCGCCAACCGAAAAAGCACCATCGTACACTTATCCCCATGCCCTCCGTTTGTCATTTGCCGACATCATACCATATTATTCTACCCTGGTCCTAACCTATGGTGCTTCACTTTCAAATCCTCTCAATGCTGTCCCAGGGAGTAGTTCCAGCAGCGACCCGTTAGCAGGTATTTACCCGGCTTTGGCCCTCGTAAGCTGGTACAACTCGCATCCAGCTTATGCCGACTTACCCGTCAATTTAGAAAAAATAAAGCAAGTCAGTGTTGTTGGACAAGGAAACGTTGCACTGGACGTAGCGAGGATGTTGCTTAAGCCTGTAATTTCTTTGGCAGAGACTGATCTGTCTGAAGAGGTACTCAACGTTCTTTCGAAATCTAGCGTCGAGAAAGTGCGAGTAGTGGGAAGACGAGGCCCTGGTCAAGTGGCTTTTACCACAAAAGAATTTAGGGAGATGCTCTCTATCCCCGACGTTGGATATGCCGGTGTCGATCCCTTTTTAATGGAATACGCAAAGGAGAATATCgaaaagggaaatggagagagaatgagaaagagattgttACAGTTGATGGACACAACACGAGATGGTAGAAAAATGTTTGAGCTTGATTTCCTCAAGGGTCCCAaatctttcctcccttccacAGAGAACGCGCGCCAAGTAAGTGAGGTGGAATGGaatctcaatctcttggaaaagagaCCTGCAATCGAGTCCCAACCGACAAGTATAATCGCAAGATCAACAGGCGAGACGGTCAGGACCTCAGCAGACATGGTAATCGAGTCTGTAGGGTATAGATCGGAGCCCCTTACAGGGCCTGGACATGAATGGGATTTACCGTTTGACATTGCTCGGGGTAGAGTGAGCAATTTTAATGGGCGTGTGACCGCGGAGGAAGGTGGTTTC GTACCCGGAGTCTACGCTGCTGGTTGGGCTGCCCGCGGTCCTGTCGGTGTCATCGCCACCACCATGAACGACGCTTACGCACTCGCTTCCACCATCCTCGACGACATTTACGCGCCtacatcatcttcccccgCTGCTTGCATGCTCAACTCTCGGCCTTATGCTGGTATCCCCGAAAAGGTCCAAAATGCAgccaaggatggaaaggttGTAGTTGATTTGGCAGCTTGGGCGAAGATTGATAAAGCTGAGGTTGAGAGGGCCAAGCGGATGGGGCGCACtaaggaaagagaaaagttTAGGAGGGTTGAAGATATGTTGGCGGTTTTGCAGTAG
- a CDS encoding ubiquitin-conjugating enzyme family protein, with translation MGDRGLSELIDMGIPVGRARAALKRSKGDAMSAAERVFAGEFDDMPSDDEEEDRAEGSSSVQDKADSVMIHYNEDSAMDEDEMGHEDDEDDEDDEDDMNDDNFDYDQDMSDDEQMASDPYAGIFFSKDRVEDIIEPIETEETTTISIPGINTTGVKILGRGEWMSGCPESGEQSFLFQLYNTLEEGRMPCSAGCGHSFTRTREDFFCLFPKFPQYITYLSRIIRPHCPQCHQITCLACGERVDRPSALHSQHTKDKAPMVSAPDIPSETTQEALLHCPNLQGVILGVGLHMIEKSFSQSRDPTSSAENSGKIPPSKKRKTNGSPPLATGKGAVKGTGYAGSMQEDRTGQISAEKAQKKADQQVATILQQVQQFLPNPRRAGGPATSDYLVHPTALAHLRRRSAFMNDLLRNDSLFDMSQRGDIYRALFDWLEIVSNNESLASMLGMPQMRQAKSVLSPTVPNSLIITYEGAPSPRELLENVVLQAKAALKGLEGVPLAQIEGLELTEEELRTNIKELEKKEAERVERESLDENSVLKAFCLRIIKSAETIDKRLVETKGKAFVQRMKEQLPRIDESGIQIEEIPAEGQSDEEIIKMYEDWATRARFQYVDLRTGSNIMDAPSYKHAYSALIADIELDNAPKRSLAIAKELAILTTSLPVAWHSSVFLRVDEARVDVLKAMIIGPEGTPYENGCLLFDIFLPLEYNQRCPLVKYMTTNGGKWRYNPNLYADGKVCLSLLGTWQGPGWIAGQSTLLQVLISIQSLILCEEPYLNEPGWANMSGSAQSKAYNANIRRMVLADAMANNIKNPPHPFENEIKTHFRLKAKAIRQQIEKWREMDDSKEVEADYWGGAHAHTSVTSALSKRSFEAAAKEVLRLLDELEGRVQPGPKAEKGGKIRSPKEEKKKPPL, from the exons ATGGGAGATCGGGGGCTATCAGAGCTGATCGATATGGGCATTCCGgttggaagagcaagagctGCTCTGAAGAGGTCCAAGGGTGATGCTATGTCTGCTGCT GAACGAGTTTTTGCAGGAGAATTTGATGACATGCCatcggatgatgaagaggaagataggGCGGAAGGAAGCAGCTCCGTCCAAGAT AAGGCAGATAGCGTGATGATCCATTACAATGAAGACAGTGCCatggacgaggacgagatgggacatgaagacgatgaagatgatgaagatgatgaagatgatatgaACGATGATAACTTCGACTATGATC AGGATATGTCTGATGACGAACAAATGGCATCCGATCCCTACGCAGGGATATTCTTCTCGAAGGACCGTGTCGAGGACATCATTGAGCCGATTGAGACAGAAGAGACCACGACCATATCGATACCAGGGATAAATACGACCGGGGTGAAGATTTTGGGTagaggagaatggatgAGCGGATGTCCGGAGTCAGGCGAACAGagcttccttttccagctctATAATAcgttggaagaaggcagaatGCCTTGCTCGGCTGGATGCGGACACTCATTTACTCGCACGAGGGAAGACTTTTTCTGTCTTTTC CCAAAATTCCCACAATACATCACCTACCTCAGTAGAATCATCCGCCCTCATTGCCCTCAATGCCACCAAATCACTTGTCTTGCATGTGGTGAACGAGTCGACCGACCTTCCGCTTTACACAGTCAACATACTAAGGATAAAGCTCCAATGGTTTCCGCTCCTGATATTCCTTCCGAAACGACCCAGGAAGCGCTCTTACATTGTCCAAATCTTCAAGGTGTCATCCTTGGAGTGGGTCTGCACATGATTGAAAAGTCATTCTCGCAGAGCAGGGATCCTACCTCAAGTGCAGAGAACAGCGGAAAGATACCGCcctcaaagaagagaaagaccAATGGTAGCCCACCTTTGGCAACCGGAAAAGGAGCTGTAAAAGGGACTGGTTATGCAGGAAGCATGCAAGAAGAT AGGACGGGCCAGATTTCAGCTGAAAAAGCCCAGAAAAAAGCGGACCAACAAGTCGCCACCATTCTCCAACAAGTTCAGCAAttccttcccaatcctcGTCGCGCCGGTGGGCCCGCAACTTCCGACTACCTTGTCCACCCTACCGCCTTGGCACATTTGAGAAGACGCAGTGCATTTATGAATGATTTGCTAAGAAATGACAGTTTATTCGACATGAGCCAACGGGGAGATATTTATCGGGCATTGTTCGATTGGCTCGAG ATCGTATCAAACAATGAATCCCTCGCTTCGATGCTTGGCATGCCACAAATGCGTCAGGCCAAATCTGTTCTTTCCCCTACCGTTCCCAATTCCCTCATAATAACCTATGAAGGGGCACCCTCCCCACGTGAACTTCTCGAGAATGTCGTTCTTCAGGCAAAAGCAGCTTTAAAGGGCCTTGAAGGTGTTCCACTAGCACAAATTGAAGGCTTAGAGttgacagaagaggaactAAGAACTAACATAAAGGAactggaaaagaaggaggccGAGAGGGTTGAAAGGGAGTCGCTAGACGAAAATAGCGTATTAAAAGCTTTCTG TTTGAGGATCATTAAAAGTGCAGAAACTATCGACAAGCGACTGGTTGAGACTAAAGGTAAGGCGTTTgtgcagaggatgaaggaacaACTTCCGCGAATAGACGAAAGCGGAATCCAAATTGAGGAGATACCTGCCGAAGGCCAGTCTGACGAAGAAATTATTAAAATGT ATGAGGATTGGGCTACCAGGGCTAGATTCCAATATGTTGATCTTCGAACGGGAAGCAATATCATGGATGCGCCGAGCTACAAGCATGCGTACAGTGCTCTTATTGCTGATATCGAACTCGAT AACGCCCCAAAACGATCACTTGCAATTGCTAAAGAGTTGGCAATCCTTACTACCAGTCTCCCTGTGGCGTGGCACTCGTCCGTCTTTTTGCGGGTAGATGAAGCTCGTGTAGATGTCCTCAAAGCTATGATCATTGGCCCAGAAGGAACACCGTACGAAAATGGTTGTTTGCTTTTCGACATTTTCTTGCCATTGGAGTACAACCAACGTTGCCCACTCGTCAAGTACATGACGACTAATGGTGGGAAGTGGAGATACAACCCCAATCTCTACGCCGATGGA AAAGTATGCTTGAGTCTGTTGGGAACGTGGCAAGGGCCAGGGTGGATTGCGGGTCAGTCGACCTTGTTGCAAGTGTTGATTTCGATCCAGAGTCTTATTCTCTGTGAGGAACCTTATTTGAACGAGCCTG GATGGGCAAACATGTCTGGG TCTGCACAAAGCAAAGCGTATAATGCCAATATCCGAAGAATGGTACTCGCTGACGCTATGGCCAACAACATCAAGAACCCTCCGCATCCAT TTGAGAATGAAATCAAGACTCATTTCCGACTCAAAGCCAAGGCTATTCGTCAGCAGATCGAAAA GTGGAGAGAAATGGACGATAGTAAAGAAGTGGAAGCCGACTATTGGGGTGGAGCTCATGCTCATACGTCCGTCACCTCTGCACTTTCCAAACGATCGTTCGAAGCTGCTGCAAAGGAAGTCTTACGACTGTTGGATGAACTAGAGGGGAGAGTGCAGCCTGGTCCCAAGGCCGAGAAGGGGGGTAAGATTAGGTCCccaaaggaggaaaagaagaagcctcCTCTGTGA